The Pelodiscus sinensis isolate JC-2024 unplaced genomic scaffold, ASM4963464v1 ctg39, whole genome shotgun sequence genome includes a window with the following:
- the LOC142826425 gene encoding maestro heat-like repeat family member 5 has translation MFCTTDARTVLEAMTEAADAIYLLAGEGLGSISQDMAASLRPLIDHERGSVRSAAISLLGTMLSGVKDPDKAAVQQELTSCLLPLLLHLADEEQSVILSCKVTLFRCAVFLGWANRKSLFCSLAWDGSSQLLPCVGKCLMENNERNIPRLLFQALKYLESSQPSIRHSAALFIGKQSKPT, from the exons atgttctgcaCCACGGACGCAAGGACCGTCCTGGAGGCCATGACGGAGGCGGCAGACGCcatctacctgctcgccggggaggggcttggctccatctcccaggacatggcagccagcctgcgcccgctcattgaccac gagaggggcagtgtccgctcagccgccatttccctgctgggcaccatgctgagCGGGGTGAAGGACCCAGACAAAGCGGCCGTGCAGCAGGaactcaccagctgcctgctcccgctgctgctccacctggcagacgaggagcagagcgtgatcctg agctgcaaagtgaccctcttccgctgcgccgtgttcctcggctgggccaatcggaagagtctcttctgcagcctggcctgggacggCTCCTCGCAGCTCTTGCCGtgcgtcgggaagtgcctg aTGGAGAATAACGAGAGGAACATCCCCAGGCTCCTGTTCCAGGCTTTAaagtatctggaaagctcccagccGTCCATCcgacattctgcagccctgttcatcGGTAAGCAGAGCAAACCCACGTGA